The Streptomyces sp. NBC_01255 genome window below encodes:
- a CDS encoding type III pantothenate kinase, with protein MLLTIDVGNTHTVLGLFDGDEIVEHWRISTDPRRTADEMAVLLQGLMGMHPLLGVELSDGIEGIAICATVPSVLHELREVTRRYYGDVPAVLVEPGVKTGVPVITDNPKEVGADRVINAAAAVELYGGPAIVVDFGTATTYDAVTARGEYAGGAIAPGIEISVEALGVKGAMLRKIELARPRNVIGKNTVEAMQSGIIYGYAGQVDGVVARMKRELVGPQGDPSDVTVIATGGLAPMVLGESTEIDEHEPWLTLIGLRLVYERNVSRM; from the coding sequence ATGCTGCTCACCATCGACGTCGGCAACACGCACACGGTCCTCGGCCTCTTCGACGGCGACGAGATCGTCGAGCACTGGCGGATCTCCACGGACCCGCGCAGGACCGCCGACGAGATGGCGGTCCTGCTCCAGGGCCTCATGGGCATGCACCCGCTGCTCGGCGTCGAGCTGAGCGACGGCATCGAGGGGATCGCCATCTGCGCGACGGTCCCCTCGGTGCTGCACGAGCTGCGCGAGGTGACCCGCCGGTACTACGGGGACGTCCCGGCGGTCCTGGTGGAGCCGGGCGTCAAGACGGGCGTCCCGGTCATCACCGACAACCCGAAGGAGGTCGGCGCGGACCGCGTGATCAACGCGGCCGCGGCGGTCGAGCTGTACGGCGGCCCGGCGATCGTCGTCGACTTCGGCACGGCGACGACGTACGACGCGGTCACCGCGCGCGGCGAGTACGCGGGCGGGGCGATCGCGCCGGGCATCGAGATCTCGGTCGAGGCGCTGGGCGTGAAGGGGGCCATGCTCCGCAAGATCGAGCTGGCCCGCCCGCGGAACGTGATCGGCAAGAACACGGTCGAGGCGATGCAGTCGGGCATCATCTACGGCTACGCGGGCCAGGTCGACGGCGTGGTCGCCCGGATGAAGCGCGAGCTCGTCGGCCCGCAGGGCGACCCCTCCGACGTCACGGTGATCGCGACGGGCGGTCTGGCGCCGATGGTCCTCGGCGAGTCGACGGAGATCGACGAGCACGAGCCCTGGCTGACCCTGATCGGCCTGCGGCTCGTCTACGAGCGGAACGTCTCCCGCATGTGA
- a CDS encoding BlaI/MecI/CopY family transcriptional regulator, with product MPRPLGELEDAVMTRVWQWNRPVTVREVLEDLQQERSIAYTTVMTVMDNLHQKGWVRREVDGRAYRYTAVSTRAAYSAALMNEAWAQSDNPAAALVAFFGMMSQDQREALNDAIRLVQRDDNPLPAPPEEAGRDKGADGSEAQER from the coding sequence GTGCCCCGTCCATTGGGAGAGCTTGAGGACGCCGTCATGACGCGCGTCTGGCAATGGAACCGCCCGGTGACCGTCCGGGAAGTTCTGGAAGACCTCCAGCAGGAACGGTCCATCGCCTACACCACCGTCATGACCGTCATGGACAATCTCCATCAGAAGGGCTGGGTGCGCAGGGAAGTCGACGGCCGCGCCTATCGATATACGGCGGTCTCCACCCGCGCCGCTTACTCGGCCGCGCTGATGAACGAGGCCTGGGCCCAGAGCGACAACCCCGCCGCCGCCCTCGTCGCCTTCTTCGGCATGATGTCGCAGGATCAGCGCGAGGCGCTGAACGACGCCATCCGTCTCGTCCAGCGCGACGACAACCCGCTCCCCGCCCCGCCCGAAGAGGCCGGGCGCGACAAGGGCGCCGACGGATCCGAGGCGCAGGAGCGATAG
- a CDS encoding amino-acid N-acetyltransferase, producing MSPSASPAASAASAKAVTVRRARTGDVAAVRRLVDPFVQRGILLDKATVTLYEAIQEFWVAERDEDAKVVGCGALHVMWEDLAEVRTLAVDPEFKGAGVGHQVLDKLLHTARWLGVRRVFCLTFEVDFFAKHGFVEIGETPVDGDVYSELLRSYDEGVAEFLGLERVKPNTLGNSRMLLHL from the coding sequence ATGTCGCCGTCTGCTTCCCCGGCCGCTTCCGCGGCCTCCGCCAAAGCCGTCACCGTACGCAGGGCCCGCACCGGCGATGTCGCCGCGGTCCGCCGTCTCGTCGATCCTTTCGTCCAGCGCGGCATCCTTCTCGACAAGGCGACCGTGACCCTTTACGAGGCCATCCAGGAGTTCTGGGTCGCGGAACGCGACGAGGACGCCAAGGTCGTCGGTTGCGGTGCTCTGCACGTCATGTGGGAAGACCTCGCCGAAGTCCGCACACTCGCCGTCGATCCCGAGTTCAAGGGAGCCGGCGTCGGACATCAGGTGCTGGACAAGTTGTTGCACACCGCCCGATGGCTCGGGGTGCGGCGGGTATTCTGCCTGACCTTCGAAGTCGACTTCTTCGCGAAGCACGGCTTCGTCGAGATCGGCGAGACCCCGGTCGACGGAGATGTCTACAGCGAGCTCCTCCGTTCCTATGACGAGGGAGTCGCCGAGTTCCTCGGTCTCGAACGAGTGAAGCCGAACACCTTGGGCAACAGCCGCATGCTTCTGCACCTGTGA
- a CDS encoding histone-like nucleoid-structuring protein Lsr2, which translates to MAQKVQVLLVDDLDGIEADETVTFALDGKTYEIDLTTANAEKLRGLLEPYTTGGRRTGGRTTSGRGKGRVAAGSPDTAKIRAWAKENGLDVNDRGRVPATVKAAYEDANR; encoded by the coding sequence GTGGCACAGAAGGTTCAGGTCCTTCTTGTCGACGACCTCGACGGCATCGAGGCGGACGAGACGGTGACGTTCGCGCTGGACGGCAAGACCTACGAGATCGACCTCACCACCGCAAACGCGGAAAAGCTCCGCGGCCTGCTCGAGCCGTACACCACGGGCGGTCGTCGGACCGGTGGCCGCACCACGAGCGGACGCGGCAAGGGCCGTGTCGCGGCCGGCAGCCCCGACACCGCGAAGATTCGCGCGTGGGCCAAGGAGAACGGCTTGGACGTGAACGACCGCGGTCGTGTGCCCGCGACCGTCAAGGCCGCTTACGAGGACGCGAACCGCTGA
- a CDS encoding SCO3374 family protein, with amino-acid sequence MAFTVPFPRSPLDGDGDGVGGLARWYEHGLGWAAVPGPPVQLVTGLRFDVLELPATAGRGVLRRMGAATGPVALMGRRMRLLVAAGSAEELPGLLDWLEWGGISLDLAILGTDGRMTAPLPPGRGGSGAPGAAVWLRPPAPGREVESSLPALRSAPWGGADAPCLVRLVAAAAAECHRVRLLSARTGGPAPQQLSPQRFASS; translated from the coding sequence ATGGCCTTCACCGTCCCGTTTCCCCGCTCGCCGCTGGACGGCGATGGTGACGGCGTCGGCGGTCTGGCGCGGTGGTACGAGCACGGACTCGGCTGGGCCGCGGTGCCCGGGCCCCCGGTGCAGCTGGTCACGGGGCTGCGTTTCGACGTCCTGGAGCTGCCCGCCACGGCCGGCCGTGGTGTCCTGCGCCGGATGGGCGCGGCCACGGGTCCGGTGGCCCTGATGGGGCGCCGGATGCGGCTGCTCGTGGCCGCGGGGAGCGCGGAGGAGCTCCCGGGGCTGCTCGACTGGCTCGAGTGGGGCGGGATCTCACTGGATCTCGCGATCCTGGGCACCGACGGCCGGATGACCGCGCCCCTTCCCCCGGGGCGGGGCGGATCCGGCGCGCCGGGTGCCGCGGTCTGGCTGCGGCCGCCCGCGCCGGGCCGCGAGGTCGAGTCCTCGCTTCCGGCCCTGCGGTCCGCACCCTGGGGCGGTGCGGACGCCCCCTGCCTGGTGCGCCTCGTGGCCGCCGCCGCGGCGGAGTGCCACCGGGTGCGGCTGCTGAGTGCCCGGACCGGTGGCCCGGCGCCTCAGCAGCTGTCGCCTCAGCGGTTCGCGTCCTCGTAA
- a CDS encoding ATP-dependent Clp protease ATP-binding subunit: MFERFTDRARRVVVLAQEEARMLNHNYIGTEHILLGLIHEGEGVAAKALESLGISLEAVRQQVEEIIGQGQQAPSGHIPFTPRAKKVLELSLREALQLGHNYIGTEHILLGLIREGEGVAAQVLVKLGADLNRVRQQVIQLLSGYQGKEAATAGGPAEGTPSTSLVLDQFGRNLTQAARESKLDPVIGREKEIERVMQVLSRRTKNNPVLIGEPGVGKTAVVEGLAQAIVKGEVPETLKDKHLYTLDLGALVAGSRYRGDFEERLKKVLKEIRTRGDIILFIDELHTLVGAGAAEGAIDAASILKPMLARGELQTIGATTLDEYRKYLEKDAALERRFQPIQVAEPSLPHTIEILKGLRDRYEAHHRVSITDEALVQAATLADRYISDRFLPDKAIDLIDEAGSRMRIRRMTAPPDLREFDEKIAGVRRDKESAIDSQDFEKAASLRDKEKQLLAAKAKREKEWKAGDMDVVAEVDGELIAEVLATATGIPVFKLTEEESSRLLRMEDELHKRVIGQKDAVIGLSRAIRRTRAGLKDPKRPGGSFIFAGPSGVGKTELSKALAEFLFGDEDAMISLDMSEFSEKHTVSRLFGSPPGYVGYEEGGQLTEKVRRKPFSVVLFDEVEKAHPDIFNSLLQILEDGRLTDSQGRVVDFKNTVIIMTTNLGTRDISKGFNLGFAAQGDTKSNYERMKAKVSDELKQHFRPEFLNRVDDIIVFPQLTQDDILQIVDLMIGRVDERLKDRDMGIELSQSAKELLSKKGYDPVMGARPLRRTIQREIEDTLSEKILFGELRPGHIVVVDTEGEGDEKTFTFRGEEKSALPDAPPIEATGGTGPNLSKDA, from the coding sequence ATGTTCGAGAGGTTCACCGACCGCGCGCGGCGGGTTGTCGTCCTGGCTCAGGAAGAAGCCCGGATGCTCAACCACAACTACATCGGCACCGAGCACATCCTTCTGGGCCTTATCCACGAGGGTGAGGGTGTCGCCGCTAAGGCCCTGGAGAGCCTCGGGATTTCGCTCGAGGCGGTCCGCCAGCAGGTGGAGGAGATCATCGGACAGGGGCAGCAGGCCCCGTCCGGGCACATCCCCTTCACTCCTCGTGCCAAGAAGGTCCTGGAGCTCTCGCTCCGCGAGGCACTCCAGCTCGGCCACAACTACATCGGCACCGAGCACATCCTGCTCGGCCTGATCCGCGAGGGCGAGGGCGTCGCCGCCCAGGTCCTCGTGAAGCTGGGCGCCGACCTCAACCGGGTGCGGCAGCAGGTCATCCAGCTGCTCTCCGGCTACCAGGGCAAGGAAGCCGCCACGGCCGGCGGCCCTGCCGAGGGCACCCCCTCGACGTCCCTGGTCCTCGACCAGTTCGGCCGGAACCTCACCCAGGCGGCCCGCGAATCCAAGCTCGACCCGGTCATCGGGCGCGAGAAGGAGATCGAGCGGGTCATGCAGGTGCTGTCCCGCCGCACCAAGAACAACCCGGTCCTCATCGGCGAGCCCGGCGTCGGCAAGACCGCCGTCGTCGAGGGCCTGGCGCAGGCCATCGTCAAGGGCGAGGTGCCCGAGACCCTCAAGGACAAGCACCTCTACACCCTGGACCTCGGCGCGCTGGTCGCCGGCTCCCGCTACCGCGGTGACTTCGAGGAGCGCCTGAAGAAGGTCCTCAAGGAGATCCGCACCCGCGGCGACATCATCCTGTTCATCGACGAGCTCCACACCCTCGTGGGTGCGGGTGCCGCCGAGGGCGCGATCGACGCCGCCAGCATCCTCAAGCCGATGCTGGCCCGCGGTGAGCTCCAGACGATCGGTGCCACGACGCTCGACGAGTACCGCAAGTACCTGGAGAAGGACGCGGCCCTCGAGCGCCGCTTCCAGCCCATCCAGGTCGCCGAGCCGTCGCTGCCGCACACCATCGAGATCCTCAAGGGTCTGCGCGACCGGTACGAGGCCCACCACCGGGTCTCCATCACCGACGAGGCCCTCGTCCAGGCCGCGACCCTGGCCGACCGGTACATCTCGGACCGCTTCCTCCCGGACAAGGCGATCGACCTGATCGACGAGGCCGGCTCCCGGATGCGCATCCGCCGGATGACCGCGCCGCCGGACCTCCGCGAGTTCGACGAGAAGATCGCCGGCGTCCGCCGGGACAAGGAGTCCGCGATCGACTCGCAGGACTTCGAGAAGGCCGCCTCTCTCCGTGACAAGGAGAAGCAGCTCCTCGCCGCGAAGGCCAAGCGGGAGAAGGAGTGGAAGGCCGGCGACATGGACGTCGTCGCCGAGGTCGACGGCGAGCTGATCGCCGAGGTCCTCGCGACCGCCACGGGCATCCCGGTCTTCAAGCTGACCGAGGAGGAGTCCAGCCGCCTGCTCCGCATGGAGGACGAGCTCCACAAGCGCGTCATCGGCCAGAAGGACGCCGTCATCGGTCTCTCGCGGGCGATCCGCCGTACGCGAGCCGGTCTGAAGGACCCGAAGCGCCCCGGTGGCTCGTTCATCTTCGCCGGTCCGTCCGGTGTCGGTAAGACCGAGCTTTCGAAGGCTCTCGCCGAATTCCTCTTCGGCGACGAGGACGCGATGATCTCCCTCGACATGTCGGAGTTCAGCGAGAAGCACACGGTTTCCCGTCTCTTCGGTTCGCCGCCCGGATACGTCGGCTACGAAGAGGGCGGCCAGCTCACCGAGAAGGTGCGCCGCAAGCCGTTCTCCGTCGTCCTCTTCGACGAGGTCGAGAAGGCCCACCCCGATATCTTCAATTCCCTTCTCCAGATCCTGGAGGACGGTCGCCTGACCGACTCCCAGGGCCGGGTCGTGGACTTCAAGAACACGGTCATCATCATGACCACCAACCTCGGGACCAGGGACATCTCGAAGGGCTTCAACCTCGGCTTCGCGGCCCAGGGCGACACGAAGTCCAACTACGAGCGGATGAAGGCGAAGGTCAGCGACGAGCTGAAGCAGCACTTCCGCCCCGAGTTCCTCAACCGTGTGGACGACATCATCGTCTTCCCGCAGCTGACGCAGGACGACATCCTCCAGATCGTCGACCTGATGATCGGCCGCGTGGACGAGCGCCTGAAGGACCGGGACATGGGCATCGAGCTCTCCCAGTCCGCGAAGGAGCTCCTGTCCAAGAAGGGCTACGACCCCGTGATGGGCGCCCGGCCGCTGCGCCGGACGATCCAGCGCGAGATCGAGGACACGCTGTCGGAGAAGATCCTCTTCGGCGAGCTGCGCCCCGGTCACATCGTGGTCGTGGACACGGAGGGCGAGGGCGACGAGAAGACGTTCACCTTCCGCGGCGAGGAGAAGTCGGCCCTGCCGGACGCCCCGCCGATCGAGGCCACGGGCGGCACGGGCCCGAACCTCTCGAAGGACGCGTGA
- a CDS encoding NACHT domain-containing protein yields MEPALIGTRLASAAIGPLLKKLLVSDGPGAGLTGNAPKVRLSGLLSFRGEKRTLTEKDVRGLAATLVERSRSEGGEAPFPTDETEAVAHTLGTTLLALGDLDMDDVQAVRLGHRALARRLRAAAPAPDGLSADSVLYLESMTEWACLHILEFFTQRSTFIARSLVEQTRGQTELIAKIDEVIRRTPRVDKRDAEFERRYLAHLAKKHGRLTIYGIDLHDSPDRWPLDVAYLSLEATGSGPVDRLHGPEGDQVVARADLALARHDKVLLRGLAGAGKTTLVQWLTTSAAAEKPADGMGYLYGRVPFVLPLRTLTRHGERLPSPDRFLAAVGCPLTPPEGWADRVLAAGRGLVLVDGIDEIPEAERGRAREWLRGLLDTYEGNRWLVTSRPTAVRDDWLAPEGFTELALSPMTRAEVATFVRRWHRAAGPEAAPYEQPLLDALRTTEHVAQLATNPLMCGLICALHRDRRGFLPRGRKALYEAALSMLLSRRDRERDMGAPSGLVLDEAPQIQLIQRLAYWLTLNGRTTLDRTHAEKIVAEAVPAVQEASAYAPDAVFTHLLHRSGLLREPTADTVEFVHRTFQDYLAAKALVDRWDIGVLVRHAADDQWEDVIRMALGHARPRECAEILRELLTAADATEDRRTRLRLVILAATALEHATEVAPEVRQELLARTAEVIPPRTAAEARELAGVGRLVLDLLPGPEGLGDKEAQMVVTAATHVTADAAIPYLALFTGHPALEVRSQLIWAWSRFDTDQYAEEIVARLAPDGLDYTIANDEQGALLVRLGLRPESLDIRWGVTDAGLAPLRPLLPDVRRLTLFEDHLHDLFDSQTALRLPQIVVLEVWVTSDEPPCQLITDAFPRLYALTLVGERPEAQWDVAPLARLPHLRHLIAPAAELTGTEHLPPHIEIST; encoded by the coding sequence ATGGAACCGGCACTCATCGGCACGCGCCTCGCGTCAGCGGCGATCGGCCCACTCCTGAAGAAACTGCTGGTCAGCGATGGTCCAGGCGCCGGGCTCACCGGGAACGCGCCCAAGGTGCGGCTCTCCGGCCTCCTCTCCTTCCGCGGCGAGAAGCGCACGCTCACGGAGAAGGACGTCCGAGGGCTCGCGGCGACTCTGGTCGAGCGCTCCCGGAGCGAGGGCGGTGAGGCCCCGTTCCCCACGGACGAGACCGAGGCCGTCGCCCACACCCTGGGGACGACCCTCCTCGCCCTCGGCGACCTCGACATGGACGACGTCCAGGCCGTCCGCCTCGGCCACCGCGCCCTCGCCCGCCGCCTGCGGGCGGCGGCCCCGGCCCCCGACGGCCTCTCCGCCGACTCGGTCCTCTATCTGGAGTCGATGACCGAATGGGCCTGCCTCCACATCCTGGAGTTCTTCACCCAGCGGTCCACGTTCATCGCCCGCAGCCTGGTCGAGCAGACGCGCGGCCAGACGGAACTCATCGCGAAGATCGACGAGGTCATCCGCCGGACGCCGAGGGTGGACAAGCGGGACGCGGAGTTCGAGCGGCGCTACCTGGCGCACCTGGCGAAGAAGCACGGCCGCCTCACCATCTACGGCATCGATCTGCACGACTCACCGGACCGATGGCCGCTGGACGTGGCGTATCTGTCGCTGGAGGCGACGGGGTCCGGCCCGGTGGACCGCCTCCACGGCCCGGAGGGGGACCAGGTCGTCGCCCGCGCCGACCTTGCCCTCGCCCGGCACGACAAGGTCCTCCTGCGGGGCCTCGCCGGCGCGGGCAAGACGACGCTCGTGCAATGGCTGACGACCTCCGCGGCGGCGGAGAAGCCGGCGGACGGCATGGGCTACCTCTACGGCCGCGTCCCGTTCGTCCTCCCCCTGCGCACCCTCACCCGCCACGGCGAGCGGCTCCCCTCCCCCGACCGCTTCCTCGCCGCCGTCGGCTGCCCGCTCACCCCTCCCGAGGGCTGGGCCGACCGCGTCCTGGCGGCCGGACGGGGCCTGGTTCTGGTGGACGGCATCGACGAGATCCCCGAGGCCGAGCGCGGCCGGGCCCGCGAGTGGCTCCGCGGTCTCCTCGACACGTACGAGGGCAACCGCTGGCTCGTGACCTCGCGCCCCACGGCCGTACGGGACGACTGGCTGGCCCCCGAGGGCTTCACCGAGCTGGCCCTCTCCCCCATGACCCGGGCCGAGGTCGCCACCTTCGTACGCCGCTGGCACCGGGCCGCCGGGCCGGAGGCCGCACCGTACGAGCAGCCGCTCCTCGACGCGCTCCGCACCACCGAGCACGTCGCCCAGCTCGCCACCAACCCCCTGATGTGCGGTCTGATCTGCGCGCTCCACCGCGACCGGCGCGGCTTCCTGCCCCGCGGCCGCAAGGCGCTCTACGAGGCCGCCCTGTCGATGCTCCTCTCGCGGCGCGACCGCGAGCGCGACATGGGCGCCCCGTCCGGACTCGTGCTCGACGAGGCCCCACAGATCCAGCTGATCCAGCGGCTCGCGTACTGGCTGACGCTGAACGGCCGGACGACGCTGGACCGGACCCACGCGGAGAAGATCGTCGCGGAGGCCGTCCCGGCGGTCCAGGAGGCCTCGGCGTACGCCCCGGACGCGGTCTTCACCCACCTCCTCCACCGCAGCGGCCTGCTCCGCGAGCCGACGGCCGACACGGTCGAGTTCGTCCACCGCACGTTCCAGGACTACCTGGCGGCGAAGGCTCTCGTGGACCGCTGGGACATCGGCGTCCTGGTCCGGCACGCGGCGGACGACCAGTGGGAGGACGTCATCCGCATGGCGCTGGGCCATGCTCGGCCGCGCGAGTGCGCGGAGATCCTCCGCGAGCTGCTGACCGCGGCGGACGCGACGGAGGACCGCCGCACCCGGCTGCGGCTCGTGATCCTGGCGGCGACGGCCCTGGAGCACGCGACGGAGGTGGCCCCGGAGGTACGGCAGGAGCTACTGGCCCGCACCGCGGAGGTGATCCCGCCGCGCACGGCGGCGGAGGCGCGCGAATTGGCCGGCGTGGGGCGCCTGGTCCTCGACCTGCTGCCGGGACCGGAGGGTCTCGGCGACAAGGAAGCCCAGATGGTGGTGACGGCGGCGACCCATGTCACCGCCGATGCGGCAATTCCCTATCTGGCCCTGTTCACCGGTCACCCTGCCCTGGAGGTCCGGTCCCAGCTCATCTGGGCGTGGTCCCGATTCGACACGGACCAGTACGCCGAGGAGATCGTCGCCAGGCTCGCCCCGGACGGGCTGGACTACACCATCGCGAACGACGAACAAGGTGCTCTGCTGGTCCGGCTCGGTCTACGGCCCGAGTCCTTGGACATCAGGTGGGGAGTCACCGATGCCGGCCTCGCACCCCTCCGTCCCCTACTGCCCGACGTACGGAGGCTCACTCTGTTCGAAGATCACCTCCACGATCTGTTCGACTCCCAGACGGCGCTCCGTCTGCCGCAGATCGTGGTGCTCGAAGTGTGGGTCACCTCTGACGAGCCCCCCTGCCAGCTGATCACCGATGCCTTCCCCCGCCTGTACGCGCTCACACTGGTCGGTGAGCGGCCAGAGGCCCAATGGGACGTGGCTCCGCTCGCGCGCCTTCCCCACCTGCGTCACCTGATCGCCCCTGCGGCCGAACTCACCGGCACGGAGCACCTCCCGCCTCACATCGAGATCTCCACCTGA
- a CDS encoding M23 family metallopeptidase, producing the protein MSKRVMNPAARVTAVALTVAGLGASLVAGAGSAFAAEGKAVAPVAATASAAVAAQAETQAHVAAQVKAAAAKAAAQKAATAKAVAVKATPVKAAKKATPSWVKPVASYTLSASYNQGGAMWAHKHSGQDFAVPTGTPVKAAGAGTVVKAGPNGGGDGPAYGNAIVVKHANGTYSQYAHLSKIKVNVGQKVAAGQQIALSGNTGNSSGPHLHFEIRTTPNYGSSVNPAAFLRSHGVSI; encoded by the coding sequence ATGTCGAAGCGCGTCATGAACCCCGCCGCCCGTGTCACCGCCGTCGCTCTCACCGTCGCCGGTCTGGGAGCGTCGCTGGTGGCCGGAGCAGGGTCCGCCTTCGCCGCCGAGGGCAAGGCCGTCGCCCCGGTCGCCGCGACCGCGTCCGCCGCCGTCGCGGCCCAGGCCGAGACCCAGGCCCACGTCGCCGCCCAGGTGAAGGCCGCCGCCGCGAAGGCCGCAGCGCAGAAGGCCGCCACCGCGAAGGCCGTCGCCGTGAAGGCCACCCCCGTGAAGGCCGCGAAGAAGGCGACCCCGTCCTGGGTCAAGCCGGTCGCCTCGTACACCCTCTCCGCCAGCTACAACCAGGGCGGCGCCATGTGGGCCCACAAGCACTCCGGCCAGGACTTCGCCGTCCCGACCGGCACCCCGGTCAAGGCCGCGGGCGCGGGCACCGTCGTGAAGGCCGGCCCGAACGGCGGCGGCGACGGCCCCGCGTACGGAAACGCGATCGTCGTCAAGCACGCCAACGGCACGTACTCGCAGTACGCCCACCTGTCGAAGATCAAGGTCAACGTCGGCCAGAAGGTCGCCGCCGGTCAGCAGATCGCCCTCTCGGGCAACACCGGCAACTCCTCCGGCCCGCACCTGCACTTCGAGATCCGTACGACCCCGAACTACGGCTCCTCCGTGAACCCGGCCGCCTTCCTGCGGTCCCACGGCGTGAGCATCTAA
- a CDS encoding TetR/AcrR family transcriptional regulator — protein MAQARGNTRQRIQDVALALFAEQGYEKTSLREIAEHLDVTKAALYYHFKTKEDIIIGIFQDLTRPVDELIAWAQEQPRTLEVREEILRRYQASLISAYPLFRFMQENQAAVRELSIGLTFKERMLELSGLIQEPDFTVRDRVRCVSAIFTLHAGMFFMDNVEGDSEEKREAVLEVALGLLNQAHGAG, from the coding sequence ATGGCCCAGGCACGAGGCAACACCCGCCAGCGCATCCAGGACGTGGCCCTCGCGCTCTTCGCCGAACAGGGCTACGAGAAGACGAGCCTGCGTGAGATCGCCGAGCACCTCGACGTCACCAAGGCCGCGCTCTACTACCACTTCAAGACCAAGGAAGACATCATCATCGGCATCTTCCAGGACCTCACCCGGCCCGTGGACGAGCTGATCGCATGGGCGCAGGAGCAGCCGCGCACGCTGGAGGTGAGGGAGGAGATCCTCCGCCGCTACCAGGCATCCCTGATCAGCGCGTACCCGCTGTTCCGCTTCATGCAGGAGAACCAGGCGGCCGTCCGCGAGCTGAGCATCGGCCTGACCTTCAAGGAGCGGATGCTCGAACTGAGCGGCCTGATCCAGGAGCCCGACTTCACCGTGCGCGACCGGGTGCGCTGCGTGAGCGCGATCTTCACGCTCCACGCGGGGATGTTCTTCATGGACAACGTCGAGGGCGACTCCGAGGAGAAGCGCGAAGCCGTCCTCGAGGTCGCCCTCGGTCTGCTGAACCAGGCCCACGGGGCCGGGTAG